The Argiope bruennichi chromosome 9, qqArgBrue1.1, whole genome shotgun sequence genome contains a region encoding:
- the LOC129985250 gene encoding putative ankyrin repeat protein RF_0381, giving the protein MEDEDDTQLKEDPILRKIAQGIQSYARLDEIRTLIHTYGVDLNEPLLYGRRVLMYAVYHRHIDAMKLLLVRGANPDLMDDKGYSCMHLAAEIGFCNVIRTLLDYNARVDFSKVLPGDIGYSYPQRASPAEEPLHLALKNGHYVAAELLLKNGANPNTEYPCGFEINFLDPMDTKGIELLLRYGAKPDARNAQGITLLMKACRSPEGLKTAELLIAYGAEVNATTEEEQRTALHCAVLSGNLEIVHLLISNGARVKLPPDYIKPPPFFFAMLKSDFPMMKYLLGLGADINHGSSVVGSALHVAVTELVATKYDVVKFLLENGANPNAILTSGSRTILKPPLGEYFTSCSNPDIRIVREMLKYGAKIVLLGQRQHELGILQSLHHIDARNSGEVLELVAEAAEAFCTSLIDNSVLMSPRHKLVLLRKALEPFTLKHSSRICIRNVLGWGPQFVDAVHSLPIPRCLKHYLLFED; this is encoded by the exons ATGG AGGACGAGGACGATACGCAGTTGAAGGAAGATCCAATCCTGCGCAAGATAGCCCAGGGTATCCAGAGTTATGCGCGACTGGACGAGATTCGAACTCTGATCCACACCTATGGTGTAGACCTCAATGAGCCTCTTCTCTACGGACGTAGGGTACTCATGTACGCAGTGTACCACAGGCACATAGATGCGATGAAGCTTCTATTGGTCAGAGGAGCCAATCCAGACCTCATGGACGACAAAGGTTATTCCTGCATGCACCTGGCAGCAGAAATAGGCTTCTGTAATGTGATCAGGACTTTACTGGACTATAATGCGAGAGTGGATTTTTCCAAA GTTCTACCAGGAGACATAGGCTATTCTTACCCACAGAGAGCCAGTCCAGCGGAAGAGCCCTTGCATCTTGCTTTGAAGAACGGCCATTACGTAGCCGCGGAACTTCTGCTGAAAAACGGGGCCAATCCGAACACAGAGTATCCATGCGGATTCGAAATCAACTTCCTCGACCCTATGGACACAAAAGGAATAGAGCTCCTGTTGAGGTATGGAGCGAAACCTGACGCAAGAAATGCGCAAGGAATAACACTTCTTATGAAG GCATGCCGCAGCCCCGAGGGCTTAAAAACAGCGGAACTGTTGATAGCTTATGGGGCGGAAGTGAATGCCACAACGGAAGAAGAGCAACGCACAGCCCTGCACTGTGCTGTGCTCAGCGGCAACTTGGAGATAGTCCACTTACTAATCTCGAATGGGGCCAGAGTAAAACTCCCGCCGGACTACATTAAACCTCCGCCATTTTTCTTCGCCatgttgaaaagtgattttccaATGATGAAATACCTGCTCGGACTCGGAGCGGACATCAACCACGGTTCTTCTGTGGTAGGGTCTGCATTGCACGTGGCCGTCACAGAACTAGTGGCTACAAAG tACGATGTCGTCAAATTTCTCCTGGAAAACGGCGCCAACCCAAACGCCATACTGACTTCAGGCAGCAGAACGATTCTGAAACCTCCACTGGGGGAATACTTCACCAGCTGTTCTAATCCAGACATCCGCATTGTGCGTGAAATGCTCAAATATGGCGCCAAAATAGTTCTACTCGGACAACGCCAACACGAACTTGGAATTCTTCAGTCTCTGCACCATATAGACGCCAGGAACAGTGGGGAGGTTCTGGAATTGGTCGCTGAGGCGGCAGAGGCCTTTTGCACCAGCCTCATCGACAATTCCGTTCTGATGAGCCCCAGGCATAAGTTGGTGTTGCTGAGGAAAGCCTTGGAACCTTTCACGCTGAAGCATTCCTCGAGAATTTGTATACGGAATGTACTTGGTTGGGGACCGCAGTTTGTGGATGCAGTGCATAGTTTGCCGATTCCCCGGTGTTTAAAGCATTACTTGTTATTCGAGGATTAA